The Rhinolophus ferrumequinum isolate MPI-CBG mRhiFer1 chromosome 28, mRhiFer1_v1.p, whole genome shotgun sequence genome has a window encoding:
- the BTBD1 gene encoding BTB/POZ domain-containing protein 1 isoform X2, producing MASLGPAAPGEQVPGTEAEAGAAGPPPSPSPVGPLLPLQREPLYNWQATKASLKERFAFLFNSELLSDVRFVLGKGRGAAAAGGPQRIPAHRFVLAAGSAVFDAMFNGGMATTSAEIELPDVEPAAFLALLRFLYSDEVQIGPETVMTTLYTAKKYAVPALEAHCVEFLTKHLRADNAFMLLTQARLFDEPQLASLCLDTIDKSTMDAISAEGFTDIDIDTLCAVLERDTLSIRESRLFGAVVRWAEAECQRQQLPMTFGNKQKVLGKALSLIRFPLMTIEEFAAGPAQSGILSDREVVNLFLHFTVNPKPRVEYIDRPRCCLRGKECCINRFQQVESRWGYSGTSDRIRSLNTKKSKLWDKTILDLVVMGLLTHSGSCSKNP from the exons ATGGCCTCGCTCGGGCCGGCCGCTCCGGGGGAGCAGGTTCCAGGGACGGAGGCGGAGGCGGGCGCCGCGGGGCCGCCGCCGTCGCCGTCCCCTGTGGGGCCCCTGCTGCCCCTGCAGCGGGAGCCGCTGTACAACTGGCAGGCGACCAAGGCGTCGCTAAAGGAGCGCTTCGCCTTCCTCTTCAACTCGGAGCTGCTGAGCGATGTACGCTTCGTGCTGGGCAAGGGCCgcggcgccgccgccgccgggggcCCGCAGCGCATCCCCGCGCACCGCTTCGTGCTGGCGGCCGGCAGCGCCGTCTTCGACGCCATGTTCAACGGCGGGATGGCCACCACTTCGGCGGAGATCGAGCTGCCCGACGTGGAGCCCGCCGCCTTCCTGGCGCTGCTGAG ATTTCTGTATTCAGATGAAGTTCAAATTGGCCCAGAAACAGTTATGACCACTCTTTATACTGCTAAGAAATATGCAGTCCCAGCTTTGGAAGCACACTGTGTGGAATTTCTCACCAAACATCTTAGGGCCGACAATGCTTTTATGCTGCTTACTCAG gCTCGACTCTTTGATGAACCTCAGCTTGCTAGTCTTTGTCTGGACACAATAGACAAAAGCACGATGGATGCAATAAGTGCAGAAGGCTTTACCGACATTGATATAG ACACACTCTGCGCAGTTCTAGAAAGAGACACACTTAGTATTAGAGAAAGTCGACTTTTTGGAGCTGTTGTGCGATGGGCAGAAGCGGAATGTCAAAGACAGCAATTGCCTATGACTtttggaaacaaacagaaagttCTAGGAAAAGCACTGTCCTTGATCCGGTTCCCACTGATGACTATTGAGGAATTTGCAGCAG gtcCTGCTCAATCTGGCATTTTGTCAGACCGTGAAGTGGTaaatctctttcttcattttactgtCAATCCTAAACCCCGAGTTGAATACATTGATCGACCAAGATGCTGTCTCCGAGGGAAGGAATGCTGCATCAATAGATTCCAGCAAGTAGAGAGCCGCTGGGGTTACAGTGGAACAAGTGATCGAATCAG